Proteins encoded by one window of Streptomyces sp. LX-29:
- a CDS encoding AraC family transcriptional regulator — protein sequence MVKKRHDRRSAIPEVAYRAPVGAPPGVEVMSLRDLRERAPEGEFDAPQRPRFHLLFSIDAGTASHAVDFSGYTLSEGSVLWVRPGQVQQFGDLAAIEGTLVLFQPGFLSPATGAAARLDDPYAGTWWQPVGEDRAAVLAALRHLAQAYDSGGGLPADVHAEVLRHLLSVLVLRIAHQAAPAGSAVAAPPEAFVHFRDAVERDFAHTHRVADYARALGYSARTLSRATTAAAGVGAKEFLDRRVVLEAKRLLAHSDLAVARVAAQIGFPDPANFSKFFQHRAGQTPGEFRRTMRGPGTPGAVTPG from the coding sequence ATGGTGAAAAAGCGACACGATCGGCGGAGCGCGATCCCCGAGGTCGCCTATCGGGCCCCGGTCGGGGCGCCGCCGGGCGTCGAGGTGATGTCCCTGCGCGACCTGCGCGAGCGGGCGCCGGAGGGTGAGTTCGACGCGCCGCAGCGACCGCGCTTCCATCTGCTGTTCTCCATCGACGCCGGCACCGCCTCGCACGCCGTGGACTTCTCCGGCTACACCCTGAGTGAGGGCAGCGTGCTGTGGGTGCGCCCCGGGCAGGTGCAGCAGTTCGGCGACCTGGCCGCCATCGAGGGCACGCTGGTCCTGTTCCAGCCCGGCTTCCTGTCCCCGGCTACCGGGGCGGCGGCCCGGCTGGACGATCCGTACGCCGGCACCTGGTGGCAGCCGGTGGGGGAGGACCGCGCGGCGGTCCTCGCGGCGCTGCGGCACCTGGCCCAGGCGTACGACTCCGGTGGCGGGCTGCCGGCCGATGTGCACGCCGAGGTGCTGCGGCACCTGCTCTCCGTGCTGGTGCTCCGCATCGCGCACCAGGCGGCCCCGGCGGGCAGTGCCGTGGCCGCGCCACCGGAGGCGTTCGTGCACTTCAGAGACGCGGTCGAGCGCGACTTCGCACACACCCACCGGGTCGCCGACTACGCACGGGCGCTCGGATACTCGGCGCGCACCCTCTCCCGCGCCACGACCGCGGCGGCGGGGGTCGGCGCCAAGGAGTTCCTGGACCGGCGGGTGGTGCTGGAGGCCAAGCGGCTGCTCGCGCACAGTGACCTCGCGGTGGCGCGGGTCGCCGCGCAGATCGGCTTCCCCGACCCGGCCAACTTCTCGAAGTTCTTCCAGCACCGCGCCGGGCAGACGCCCGGCGAGTTCCGCCGCACCATGCGGGGACCGGGCACCCCCGGGGCCGTGACACCGGGGTAG
- a CDS encoding alpha/beta family hydrolase encodes MWFNDRTDAGRRLAGRLEELRSERPIIVGLPRGGVPVAFEVARALDAPLDVIIVRKLGVPYHRELGFGAIGEGGARVVHEDIVRMSRVDQADLAEVERTEEAELRRQAERFRGGRERIPLSGRVVIVVDDGIATGATAEAACRVARAQGAARVVLAVPVAPPDAAAALRAEADEVVCLSTPSDFFAVGEWYRDFSQTSDGEVMELLHAAAAAYGESAAGTSGDTAAPEPEPETKTETKAEPNPEPAAESNPPPNPNPGPNPGHNPGPAVNPGPGADPAPASGPVRIPVEGGTVELAGDLELPGAETAARPEGGEGAPAGPAPAIVVFAHGSGSSRHSPRNRSVAERLNQAGLGTLLFDLLTAEEEIDRANVFDIETLGRRLAEVTRWLRAETGGAQAVCYFGASTGAAAALQAAAAPGADIAAVVSRGGRPDLAGERLADVTAPTLLIVGGRDETVLDLNRQAQRRLRCENRLTVVPGATHLFEEPGALRKVADLAWEWFSAHS; translated from the coding sequence ATGTGGTTCAACGACCGAACGGACGCCGGGCGGCGCCTTGCCGGGCGCCTGGAGGAGCTGCGCAGCGAGAGGCCGATCATCGTCGGCCTGCCGCGGGGCGGGGTGCCCGTCGCCTTCGAGGTGGCCCGCGCCCTCGACGCCCCGCTGGACGTGATCATCGTCCGTAAGCTCGGCGTCCCGTACCACCGGGAGCTGGGATTCGGCGCCATCGGTGAGGGCGGCGCGCGCGTCGTCCACGAGGACATCGTCCGGATGAGCCGGGTCGACCAGGCGGACCTCGCGGAGGTCGAGCGCACCGAGGAGGCCGAACTCCGGCGCCAGGCCGAGCGGTTCCGAGGCGGCCGAGAGCGGATCCCGCTGTCCGGACGGGTGGTGATCGTGGTCGACGACGGCATCGCCACCGGCGCCACGGCCGAGGCCGCCTGCCGGGTCGCGCGCGCCCAGGGCGCGGCCCGTGTGGTGTTGGCCGTCCCGGTCGCGCCCCCGGACGCGGCGGCCGCGCTGCGCGCCGAGGCGGACGAGGTCGTCTGCCTCTCCACGCCCAGCGACTTCTTCGCGGTCGGCGAGTGGTACCGGGACTTCTCGCAGACCTCCGACGGCGAGGTCATGGAGTTGCTGCACGCCGCCGCGGCGGCATACGGCGAGAGCGCCGCGGGCACCTCGGGCGACACCGCCGCCCCGGAACCGGAACCGGAAACGAAGACGGAAACGAAGGCGGAACCGAACCCGGAGCCGGCCGCGGAGTCGAACCCGCCCCCGAACCCGAACCCGGGGCCCAACCCGGGGCACAACCCGGGCCCCGCCGTGAATCCGGGTCCCGGGGCCGACCCGGCGCCCGCGTCCGGTCCGGTACGGATCCCGGTGGAGGGCGGCACCGTCGAGCTGGCGGGCGATCTGGAGCTTCCCGGGGCGGAGACCGCTGCCCGGCCCGAGGGGGGAGAGGGCGCCCCGGCCGGGCCCGCCCCGGCCATCGTGGTCTTCGCGCACGGCAGCGGCAGCAGTCGGCACAGCCCGCGCAACCGGTCGGTCGCGGAGCGGCTGAACCAAGCGGGCCTCGGCACCCTGCTCTTCGATCTGCTCACCGCCGAGGAGGAGATCGACCGGGCGAACGTCTTCGACATCGAGACGCTGGGGCGCCGCCTCGCCGAGGTCACCCGTTGGCTCCGCGCGGAGACCGGCGGGGCCCAGGCGGTCTGCTACTTCGGAGCGAGCACGGGGGCGGCGGCCGCGCTCCAGGCGGCCGCCGCCCCGGGCGCCGACATCGCCGCCGTGGTCTCCCGGGGCGGCCGCCCCGACCTCGCCGGGGAGCGGCTCGCCGATGTCACGGCGCCGACCCTGCTGATCGTCGGCGGCCGCGACGAGACCGTGCTCGATCTCAACCGGCAGGCGCAGCGCCGGCTGCGGTGTGAGAACCGGCTGACCGTGGTGCCCGGCGCGACCCACCTCTTCGAGGAGCCGGGGGCCCTGCGGAAGGTGGCTGATCTCGCGTGGGAGTGGTTCAGCGCGCATTCTTGA
- a CDS encoding DUF1876 domain-containing protein encodes METIVGCNIEMEFHEVDATLTEADVRVRLHDGTEVKAHGIAHRHPDDPAQQRVGEEIAAARALNDLSRQLLDKAGGDIEKVTHSPAHLMA; translated from the coding sequence GTGGAGACGATCGTCGGTTGCAACATCGAGATGGAGTTCCATGAGGTCGACGCGACGTTGACCGAGGCTGACGTGCGGGTGCGCCTGCACGACGGGACCGAGGTGAAGGCGCATGGCATCGCCCACCGGCACCCCGACGACCCGGCCCAGCAGCGGGTCGGCGAGGAGATCGCGGCCGCCAGGGCGCTGAACGACCTCTCCCGGCAGCTGCTCGACAAGGCAGGGGGAGACATCGAGAAGGTCACCCACTCACCGGCACACCTGATGGCTTAG
- a CDS encoding DMT family transporter yields the protein MTALALSVVLALVSAVCYAAGAILQEHVAATSPQQPYAPVRRGSWWAAVALNGVGGVLHVLALAYGPLSVVQPLGALTIVFALPMAALFVRRKVSATGWRGAVLATAGLAGLLSLTGPAPAEALADAERVAVTVATVALIAVLAGGARWVRRPGVRSVLLAAAAGTAFGISSVFTKNVAVAWAWDAWAEALPSLGMIGLLASAGVFLSQSAYRGAGLAAPLATATVVNPVVATGVGVAALGEHFRLGLAGTLLALGTAAIATAGLALLTTEGPAQPAEAAGVEAMGSAGSTGSTDASGPAAGPVGPTTSPVEPTTDPVGPAARIGSDARSGSVAAPAGSTPPVTPAEVAPGRVAAVPAPRARPVEESAEEPGQRSGELPPPILSAAPTASAVPPVSSAVPQVAQVAQVADALRLVGRIGALGRNDREEDSDRASRVLQER from the coding sequence ATGACCGCCCTCGCGCTGTCCGTGGTCCTGGCGCTGGTCTCGGCGGTGTGCTACGCCGCCGGGGCCATACTCCAGGAGCACGTCGCGGCCACATCCCCGCAGCAGCCGTACGCGCCGGTGCGACGCGGCAGTTGGTGGGCGGCGGTGGCACTGAACGGCGTGGGGGGCGTCCTGCACGTGCTCGCCCTGGCCTACGGACCGCTGAGCGTGGTCCAGCCGCTGGGCGCGCTCACCATTGTCTTCGCCCTGCCGATGGCGGCGCTGTTCGTGCGGCGCAAGGTCAGCGCCACCGGCTGGCGCGGGGCGGTGCTGGCCACCGCGGGCCTGGCGGGGCTGCTCTCGCTGACCGGTCCGGCGCCGGCCGAGGCGCTGGCCGACGCCGAGCGCGTCGCCGTGACGGTGGCGACCGTCGCCCTCATCGCGGTGCTCGCCGGCGGTGCGCGATGGGTGCGCCGGCCCGGCGTCCGCAGCGTGCTGCTGGCCGCCGCGGCGGGGACGGCGTTCGGGATCTCCTCGGTCTTCACCAAGAACGTGGCGGTGGCCTGGGCGTGGGACGCCTGGGCCGAGGCGCTGCCCAGCCTGGGGATGATCGGGTTGCTGGCCTCCGCCGGTGTCTTCCTCTCGCAGTCCGCCTACCGGGGCGCGGGCCTGGCGGCCCCGTTGGCGACCGCCACGGTGGTCAACCCCGTGGTGGCGACCGGCGTGGGCGTGGCCGCCCTCGGCGAACACTTCCGTCTGGGCCTCGCCGGCACCCTGCTGGCCCTGGGCACGGCGGCGATCGCCACCGCCGGGCTGGCCCTGCTCACCACGGAGGGCCCGGCCCAGCCGGCCGAGGCCGCCGGCGTCGAAGCCATGGGGAGCGCGGGGAGCACGGGGAGCACGGACGCCTCCGGACCGGCCGCGGGTCCCGTCGGGCCGACCACCAGCCCCGTCGAGCCGACCACCGATCCCGTCGGACCCGCGGCTCGCATCGGGTCCGACGCCCGCAGCGGGTCCGTCGCCGCGCCGGCCGGGTCGACGCCCCCGGTCACCCCCGCGGAGGTCGCTCCGGGGCGGGTCGCGGCCGTGCCCGCCCCGCGTGCGCGCCCCGTGGAGGAGAGCGCCGAGGAGCCGGGGCAGCGGTCGGGCGAGCTGCCCCCGCCGATCCTGTCGGCCGCGCCGACCGCGTCGGCGGTGCCTCCGGTGTCCTCGGCCGTCCCCCAGGTCGCTCAGGTCGCTCAGGTCGCGGACGCGCTGCGGCTGGTCGGTCGGATCGGCGCCCTCGGGCGGAACGACCGGGAGGAGGACTCCGACCGCGCGTCGCGCGTGCTTCAGGAGCGGTAG
- a CDS encoding alpha/beta fold hydrolase: protein MTGKTSQSGAWLRRFRPAPDATVRVVCLPHAGGSASAFFPLSRHLPPSVDLLAVQYPGRQERHQEKALTDLGALADEVAAALTPMTDLPLLLFGHSMGAVVGFETAARLESGGANPPLGIIVSGRRSPTIHRHETVHLLDDAGLLKEIQALSGTQARILDDPDMVRMIVKPLRADYTAIETYSHSSGVRLRCPVSAFVGDCDPRVTPAEAEAWRGLTSGPFWLRTFSGGHFYLNGAEREVAAAMVEDLRTLSEGAFEVAG, encoded by the coding sequence TTGACTGGTAAGACCTCACAGAGCGGGGCCTGGCTCCGTCGATTCCGGCCGGCTCCCGACGCCACCGTGCGGGTCGTCTGTCTGCCGCATGCCGGCGGCTCCGCGAGCGCGTTCTTCCCCCTGTCGCGGCATCTCCCGCCCAGCGTGGACCTGCTGGCGGTGCAGTACCCCGGCCGGCAGGAACGCCACCAGGAGAAGGCCCTCACGGACCTCGGGGCACTGGCCGACGAGGTCGCCGCGGCACTGACCCCGATGACCGATCTGCCGCTGCTCCTCTTCGGCCACAGCATGGGCGCGGTCGTGGGTTTCGAAACCGCCGCCCGGCTGGAGAGCGGGGGCGCCAACCCGCCGCTGGGAATCATCGTCTCCGGTCGCCGCTCACCGACCATCCACCGGCACGAGACCGTGCATCTCCTCGACGACGCCGGGCTCCTCAAGGAAATCCAGGCGCTGAGCGGAACCCAGGCGCGGATTCTCGACGATCCGGACATGGTGCGAATGATCGTGAAGCCGCTGCGCGCCGACTACACCGCCATCGAGACGTATTCCCACTCCTCCGGAGTGCGGCTGCGCTGCCCGGTCAGCGCATTCGTCGGCGACTGTGATCCGCGGGTCACTCCCGCCGAGGCCGAAGCCTGGCGGGGGCTCACCAGCGGGCCGTTCTGGCTGCGCACCTTCAGCGGCGGCCACTTCTATCTGAACGGGGCCGAGCGGGAAGTCGCCGCCGCCATGGTCGAGGACCTCCGCACGCTCTCCGAAGGCGCCTTCGAGGTGGCCGGATAA
- a CDS encoding alpha/beta hydrolase → MATILLVHGALADGSCWSEVIPPLQDAGHSVVAVQQPLSSIDDDVARVRAELEAVEEAVVLVGHSFGGVAITQAAHHMPHVSALVYVAAFAPDEGESVARLTERAPKLPSAERFTVDEGGRFRLPRQEFPRFFCPDVESVRARVLAAAQGPADAGRFDYRSGPPAWREHPTYYVVAGADQIVHPELQRWLAARMGAIVTTADGAGHAVMVSRPDVVTEVVLAAAAA, encoded by the coding sequence GTGGCAACCATCCTGCTCGTGCACGGCGCCCTCGCCGACGGCTCCTGCTGGAGCGAGGTGATCCCGCCCCTTCAGGACGCGGGGCACTCCGTCGTCGCGGTGCAGCAGCCGCTGTCCTCCATCGACGACGACGTCGCGCGGGTCCGCGCGGAACTGGAAGCGGTGGAGGAGGCGGTGGTCCTCGTCGGTCACTCCTTCGGCGGAGTCGCCATCACCCAGGCCGCGCACCACATGCCTCACGTCAGCGCCCTGGTCTATGTGGCGGCGTTCGCGCCCGACGAGGGGGAGAGCGTGGCGCGGCTCACCGAGCGGGCGCCGAAGCTGCCGTCGGCCGAGCGGTTCACCGTCGACGAGGGCGGCCGCTTCAGGCTGCCACGACAGGAGTTCCCCCGCTTCTTCTGCCCGGACGTGGAGTCGGTGCGCGCCCGCGTGCTGGCCGCGGCGCAGGGCCCCGCCGACGCCGGGCGGTTCGACTACCGCTCCGGGCCGCCGGCCTGGCGCGAGCACCCCACCTACTACGTGGTGGCGGGAGCGGACCAGATCGTCCACCCGGAGCTCCAGCGGTGGCTGGCCGCGCGGATGGGCGCCATCGTGACCACGGCCGACGGCGCGGGCCACGCCGTGATGGTCTCCCGCCCGGACGTGGTCACCGAGGTCGTCCTCGCCGCTGCCGCGGCCTGA
- a CDS encoding DUF3048 domain-containing protein has product MTGVEAGKGTRVLVALAAALLLALAGCQAEDEGVPQGRSPFTGLPAEPRPVLAVKIDNAAPARPQTGLDRADIVYVEQVEAGLSRMLAIFSAELPPAVGPVRSARETDLDLLRQFGTPALAYSGVQRKLQPAIDAAPLYPLPPGRAPEAYYRGRDRAAPYNLYVRPAAALRAAPQASEAADIGFRFGPAPKGGGRAEPEHTVRYPSARFGFTWSAERRRWLVSFDGTAATTTDGHRLGAATVVVQYVRVHPSRYHDRLGSVSPLTETTGAGRALVLRDGRSYEAVWERRTARDGTEFLDPDGKRLAFATGPVWVVYADADDQPRA; this is encoded by the coding sequence GTGACAGGTGTCGAAGCGGGCAAGGGGACTCGGGTACTGGTCGCGCTGGCGGCCGCGCTGCTGCTGGCGTTGGCGGGCTGCCAGGCCGAGGACGAGGGGGTGCCGCAGGGGCGTTCGCCGTTCACCGGGCTCCCGGCGGAGCCGCGCCCGGTGCTCGCCGTGAAGATCGACAACGCCGCGCCCGCACGCCCGCAGACCGGGCTGGACCGGGCCGACATCGTCTATGTGGAACAGGTCGAGGCCGGGCTGAGCCGGATGCTCGCGATCTTCTCCGCCGAGCTGCCGCCCGCCGTGGGCCCGGTGCGCAGCGCCCGCGAGACCGACCTGGACCTGCTGCGTCAGTTCGGCACCCCGGCGCTCGCGTACTCCGGGGTGCAGCGCAAGCTCCAGCCCGCCATCGACGCCGCACCGTTGTACCCGTTGCCGCCGGGGCGCGCGCCCGAGGCGTACTACCGCGGGCGGGACCGCGCCGCCCCATACAACCTCTACGTCCGTCCGGCCGCCGCTCTGCGCGCCGCGCCGCAGGCCAGCGAGGCCGCGGACATCGGTTTCCGCTTCGGGCCCGCGCCGAAGGGCGGCGGCCGGGCCGAGCCCGAGCACACCGTGCGGTACCCCTCGGCGCGCTTCGGCTTCACCTGGTCGGCGGAGCGGCGGCGCTGGCTGGTTTCTTTCGACGGCACGGCGGCCACCACCACGGACGGCCACCGGCTCGGCGCCGCGACGGTGGTCGTGCAGTACGTCCGGGTGCACCCCTCCCGCTACCACGACCGGCTGGGCAGCGTGTCCCCGCTGACCGAGACCACCGGGGCGGGCCGGGCGTTGGTGCTGCGCGACGGCAGGTCGTACGAGGCGGTCTGGGAGCGGCGCACCGCGCGGGACGGCACCGAGTTCCTCGACCCCGACGGCAAGCGCCTGGCCTTCGCCACCGGTCCGGTGTGGGTCGTGTACGCGGACGCCGACGACCAGCCGCGCGCCTGA